TTTTAAATTCTGAGACCAGAATTTCTGAAGGAGTCCAACAGGGACATTTGTAATTGTGGAATCCCCCTTCCCCTCTTTCCCCCCCATTCCCATTTATTTCTGACAgtcagaaaacattttaaaattcatcGGCTAAAAGATGTGACCCTCTTCATACATGTGTGAGCCTGCCAGCAGTATCTTAGTGCGAGGAGCTCTCTGGAGACGTGTTCTCAGCTCCGCTCATTAAAGGAACCGTCTCGTGACTGTCTTCATGACGGAGTGGGCGACGCTCCTCAACCTCCAAAGTCATGAAATTATATTTGATGAAAAATGCTCCTGCTCAAGGTAAATCAGCCCCCAGGAATGACTCAACTTGGGCCTTTTCACTCTTAAATTTGGATCCTAACACATCCTAACTGCTTTGTTGCATTTATATGTTTGATGAATTTCTCCCACACGTTCTCAATGTGAGATCAGATAATAAGATTCATCTGTTTTAGTTCAATCCCGTCGTGACTGACTTTAAGTTCTTGAGTTATGTAATATATTCATCCTTGAGcctgtgctcttttttttatcctccagTTAAAAGTGACAGGTTATTTCCCAGCAGTGATGAGAAATAACCCGGCTGACTGGTGTGTGGGCTCGTGAAAGTTTACAGTCAGAACATTCACAGACCAGTAAAGACCTGCTTTTTACGGCTTTAATGCCGTCTGCTCTGCGCACCGCTGCCacttcagaggagctgctgtaaAACCTGTGCTGGTAGTTTCACTGCTGTGAGGTCACAGCAAGGCAGAAGTAATCCAAGCCAGGATTCAGGATTCAATGATTCAGAATTTACAGAGCTGGAACAAAGAAACTGGGGAGAGTTTACGCAGCTACAGTTGTGCGTAGGAACAGTTTGGGCCTTGGACTAGCATATTAGCATGCAGATGTAGCAGTAGATGCTGATGAGTCAGCGCCTTTAATTTACCTTTAATTATGGTCATTTATGTGCTGCTCTTTTCTACACTGAATTAATTTCAAATATAAATGAGCTACGTTTTGCCAACAGCTTGTTCTTCCCCCCAGTCCCCCTCCGAAATTGGAAAAAACTTAAAGCAACATCCAAATAAAATGCATAACGCGTAGAAGCACCAGGaagatgtttctgtttctgcgCTCTCAGAATGGTGAAAATAAGATTTCCACTAATGAATCTTAATGTTTTGGATCAATGCGCCCGTGTCAAAGAGCATAAACCACCCTTTCATCAGTCGGCGGGTATTTAATCCAGTCACCATGGTGACAGAGGATGCGTCAGACTATTTTGAAGTGTCTCAGATGAAAACAACCGCGCTACTTTGCTGTTCGGGTGTCCTGTAGTCGTCTGCTAAGTGGTGGACGCCGGCGAGCCACAGAGGTCGCTGTGGGTTTGGAGTCGGCCTCCTCAAAGACGGTGACCTGAGGGAGCGTCCATCTAAGCCTGACATGCTGGGGCTGCACACGTGGATGCTGACCACCACCCCATCACACACAGGCTGGTCCCTTAGACGCTGCAAGTCTTAAAGCGTCTTCCAGCACAGTTTTAACCAATTTCAGAAATAAGAGTGTTTATACCTGTAGAGCTCctcagaaataaagagaaataaagagaaataaagCTCTCACTCCTATACGCACGTCAGATTGTCTCCTGGGAGTGTACATGATAACACATCAGACGGACGCGTGGACGTGTCTGACATGCGGAGCAGCAGGTCTTGCTCTGAGTCTTCTGCAGACTCACAGAGATAATCACCAATAAGTATTTGTGAGGAGGAAACCTAAAAGATCTGTGGCCTCCTCAACGTTTCCTCCTCATTCATTTAAACTAAATCACTGATTTTTATTGGCAGCTGCACAAATGTTTCGCAAATTCCGCTTCCAATCAGCTTCTATAGCAGCCTAACGTCTATGACAGGAGAAAAAAGGGTAAAAAAGTTGCATCCCTACAGCTCTAAGGAAAGCTGTTTAAATGGCTGACGTGGAGCTCTGGTGTGCCTCATTCAGAGTGTGAGATAATTGTGCAGGTGATGGAGTTCCCCAGGTGGCGCCGCTCCTGGCCGTGCAATCACACCTGTGCGAGCGCTGATGTTGGTGATAGATTTCAGAGATGTTCCCTCGTGATCACCTCGTTCATTCATCAGTTGAGCGCCACACACAAGAATCAGACCTTACTAATCAAACAATGatacaaatttaaaaataagcaTCTGCAAtgttattctttttatttattaccaGTATTAAACTAGAGAAAAGAGCTGgaatcaaacccacaaccttctcGCTATGAAGCCTGTCCATCTTCATGTCCCATGCCAGGATAACCAGACCTAAAGTGTTCTTGGGGCTTCTGAGAAATAAACTGGAGCCGTTTCAACCCGATCCAGGAACACATGCATACCTGCAGGCAACCCAGAGTAGCCAATTAGCCCATTAGCCTAGCATGGCAGACAGAAAATCTGTCAAAATATTGCGTATTACATGTACGTGTCCTTGGCTTCTTTCCTGGGAAGAGTTGgggggttttttaaaaattttgcTCATTGTGCATTCACCCGTAACAAGCTCACTCCTCACGCCGagggaacaaaaaagaaaatctgaatCTTCCACGAGCGCAACAAAGACGAAATTGGAGAGGCAAAGTAATGCCTCAGGAGGTAATGCTGGGGCACATTGTTGTtcaggaaaaggcttttaaaaacCACCGGAGCTTTTCCACATCCAACTTCTCCTGGCAGCCGCGCGCAGACAAATGGATATGTGTCTAATAAAAGGCTTTTAGGGGTATTGATTCCctcccccacacccacccccacccaaagTATGGCTGCAAGATCCGTCCTTGACACACATTTAAATAAGTATCCGTGTAAATGAAGAGCGTAATGTGCGAGCCATTTTAGAATGTTTGTTtatttggcagcagcagcagctcagacaccAGCTTCTCTccatgagctgctgctgctaacgaGCGCGCtgcattaaaatatatattacatTTGTTAATGAGCTGACcgtcacaggaagcagcagaggtgtTCCGACACCCCTCAGTGATGAGAACATGAGCGGCGTCCTCGCTGGTGCAGAATCTGACCTTTGTGTTCCTCagagctggggggtggggggaggggggcctTGGAACTGCAAgccagcaggttttttttttaacattccaCTTTGTGTGAGCACATCATCCCATCAGCCATCATCCCGCTAATGCAACAACACCGGCCAACCAAGAGCCTGCCGTCAGGGCATCAACAACAAACGCCCCAAAGGGCAGAAAACTCAGACCTCCAGACGCTTCCCCAATTCAGACAAGGGCCCGTTATTGCGGTGATGTATACGGAGCCGTTCACACACCGATGTGAGCAGCTGGGACTGGTGACTGCCAACACCACCGAAGGGTCTCCACTCCTGTCCTGATGCATTTGTGGAGTTGGGAATTCTGAATTCTGTTGTTCACCATTTGACCATCGGGATAGAgtctttgtgcgtgtgtgtgtgtgtgtgtgtgtgtgtgtgtgtgcagcttgaCCTtcgtctttttcatttttcaaagctTATTTAATGAGTAACAACTTCCTGCAGAGAGAAGTAAAGAAAAACCAGTAATTATTAATGACCCAGTTGCCTAATTACACTGTTGTACTTAATCAAAATGAGGTCTAATGTATTTTATAAAATATTAAGCATCatatttaataattattttaagCAACTCTAATTTGTTTGCATTCGAATCATTATAAATGTAGCTTAAAAGGTATagaataggtgtgtgtgtgtgtgtgtgtgtgtgtgtgtgtgtgtgtgtgtgtgtgttttatctgaaCCTCCATCATTCCCTGTGCTGTTAACAGTGCATGTGCAACCTCTCTGGGCCGTTacctcctggagctgcagctctgcctagtgtgtgtgtgtgtgtgtgtgtgtgtgtgtgtgtttggggggggtccAGTTGATTCCCCCACCTACAGCAATTGCGTCTTATTAAGATTACATTTTTACCCGGTCGGCTGAAACCTTTCATCCGCTCAAATTCCGAGTGCTTTTCATTTTCAGGGCTTTCGGTTTGGTCAATTTCCCCCCGTTTCTGCGTCAGCGTCAGTCACGACAGGCTGTTGCCCACGGCGGTTATTGTTTTGGAATTGGAGACTTTTTttagatgggtttgtgtcatttttcactgatttaaaggacaaaaaataagaaacataaacagaaatattgttattttttttaaaaaggctcatATAAGCTGGAAGGTGCTCCGTGGCTCACCTGTGTTCAACCACCTGTATCAGTGacacacagcagctcaggaCAGTCAGGGAAACATGAACCCCCAGGAAAGCACAAACTGGCTCTTTAAAGTATCGAAGGGAAAACGGCCTTAAACTGAGTAAAATCCCATCAAGAGCTGGTCCAGATACTTAgtatctacacacacacacacacacacacaaatggagcCTAACCCGCATCTTTCTTTAGATGGCCgtccatgtttttgttgttaaagCTTTTGCTGACGCCTTTAACCATTACAGGGGGACTGTGGGAGGCTCCGGTGTATCCAGCTCTGGTGCACAAGGCTGGAAAAAAGGAATGAGTCAGTAGAAATTAGCATTCATTGTACAACCAGTCAAGGCTGCATTCTTCTTCAAAGTTAGGTGTTCAGATTCAAACCAGGAGGGGGTTTTAACTAAAGGTCCAGCTTCGGACCCGACGTCTCGGGCTGCTGTGAGCAGCGTTGTGAGAGGCTGATGAGGGAGAAGCTCAATGTTCAGGAGGGAAGAAGGCGGCATCACATCAGCCAGACGCTAACAGCGCGCCGCTGCCGCATTAATGAGAGACAATAAAGGGAGGAAATTGAAATCATTGTTCCCTTCTACTTCAAACAGACCGTCATTCAGGTTCTGAAGGCCTCTCTGAGCAAGAAGTGATTCATCACATCTTTTCAACCTTATAGAAAGCCTGATCTCACATGTCACCTGTGGCTGggcaacgaggaggaggaggaaggtaaGTGAAGGCATCACAGTGATGTCAGGGAGTTTATTCCTCCGCCTGATCCTGGGGACAGATTTAGACAGATTTGCATGAAGTGGGAGTAAAGATGTCAAATCTAGAGTTTGTGGAACCTGACCCGGTGCTGCGGGACATCTGGGACCCGAGATGCTGGCCAATTTGGAGAGAATGTCGCGTCTTTACCAGTTATTCCTGTCACTTTTCAACAATAAAGCTTTATTTCAGCCCCAAAACTGCGCGTGACACCACCGCGGGAGGCGCGCAAACTCAACCAACAGCAATTTTCTTTGCAGCTGTACTGGCTTCAAGAGGTCGGCTCAggttaaatgcatttttattgacAGGGGAGAAGCGCAAACATTCAGAACACTGTTAAAGCTGTTGCGTGTGCGACTCGGCTGCCTGCTGCGCTCTGGGCCTCCATCAGTCTGTGCGTGCATGGAACTACAACATACCGGGCAGGGGTCGCCAAAACAAGTCAGAGAATGAGCTGGGCTGTCCTCCTGGGGGATTGTTTAAGCACGATTGTcacagcagagaggggagggaggggggcacacTATGTGTTGCATGCCTCGTCGGGGAAAATGTCTTCGTACGCGGGCGGGAGTTCGTTGGAGACCGGACAGGAGAAAGGGAAGCAGCGGTTGAGCTCCGGGTCGGTGAGCGAATATCCCGGCAGGTCGATGGACGGATGCCCCCCGCGCTGCGCCTCTGCGCCCGTCTCGTCAAACACATGAAAAACCCCCAGATTGATGTAAGAAACCGGCTGGAAATCCACAGAGGAGCCGTCCCGCTCCTCGCTGAAGACGATGGCACCGGCGCGCCGCCGCTGACACTGACGGCTCCGGCACAACTGCGCCGTTTTGTACCTTTTGATCACCAGCAGGTTGAAGAGACCCAGGACGCACTCCAGTGTGCTGAGCACCGTGGAGATGACCAGGCTGTGCTGGTAATTCCTCAACTGCTCGCAGGCAGGGTTCATGACCAGAGACTGGAAGCAGTAATGGGAATATTTCCTCTCCACCAGAGAAGCCGTGTCCCCGTCCACCACCGCGCCGGAGAAAGCGGTGAGGACCCCGAGCAAGAAGACCACAACACCCAGAAGAAAGAAATTCCTGCAGCCGGGCTTCTCTGTGCAAAACAGCAGCGCGGAGCCCAGCAGGACCTGCCCGATGCCCACAAGTAAGCCGGAGTAGAAAGCCCCGGCCGCGGCGCCGAGCGGGAAATGCGCTCTCACTGTAGATCCCAAAGAGACGCATCTTATTCCAACGACAACTTCGCTGAGGGCGCACACGAAGATCAGGGTGCCGGAGAACACGGTGCACACTCCTTTCCCACTCCACTTCATTATATTCCACCTCAGCCACTCTCgacccctctccctccttcttcatTCTCCTTCGTCCTCTCCCGCGTCTCCTCTGGAAACCCTGGCACGGCGGGACATCATCTGCCGGAGAAAAGCAGCAAGCAGTGCTTCCCTCAGCGCTCAGCGCTAATCCATGATCGGGTTATCATAAAGCGATCACAGCCTCGAGGGGGAGAGGATCCCAAAACAAaagtttctcctctctttcccactGCTGCTGAAGAGGAGCCTCATCTCCAGTTCGGCAGGGATGAAATGTGCGTGACGTGTctgaggcggaggaggaggcgaTGTTGGGGGGTCCTGTGGACCAATgacccgcagcagcagcacccctgCACACTTTCCACGCTGTGATGACGCAGCGCCACGGGAAAACTGCATTTTCGGGGCCGAGGAGGCTTGTGCGCTGCTCAGACCTCCACCAGGACCCAGATGACGGCTGCGCCTCCCACCCGGACTAACGCGAGTTTCCACTTTAACCGGATTCAGCCAGTTCTTGTGGGTCTGTTTAGAAtccaaagaggagaaaagggagagtGGGCCACATAAAAGGATTTAATAAATTATACTGAACCTGGGGGAAAAAGTGTATCAAAAGATTTGAGTTTTATAAAATATTTCAAGTTTTCAATCAAACACGCTGACCATGGATGTGTTTTGAAAAAGACAAATATATAATTGCGTTATTGGTAGCATGTGTTCACAATAAGTTGGTCAAATATGATTTAAATTGGAACGATTCCAATCGGAGCGCCCCTGTTGATGGTgtctccaccagggggcgctgcgaGGCGGAGAGGGAGAAAATAGGGAGTTGAGCGTTCGGGGAAACACGACAAAGTTTGATCATGGGGGATTTGCAGAACCGTCAGGTCTTTCTTATTTCATGTTTTGCTTTTGGAAGCCCTTGTTCTGCTTTGACATCTTCACCTTCACGCTTCTGAGCAAGAGTAGCTGTCCTGCCAGGTTTGTATCAGCAGCCTGAACGGAGACGGCACAGATCTATGCAGTATAGATCTATAGTGTGGAGACAGTCTTACAGTTAAGTCAACTGTTTCAGCATCAGCAGTCATCTGAATACTACCTCGGAAATCTACCTCCACCAGCGTGTCCTagccatctctctctctctccctctctctctctctctctgtatgtctgtgtctctctctctccctctctctctctctctctctccctctctctctctgtctactGGTATCACTGGGAACTGCTGACATGTGGCCCCACAGTTTTTACATCTTCAATGTTTAATGTATTTGTGtatctcttctcttttttccatccCACTCCGCTGCTCTTCTCCTTTGCTGAAGATACAACAGTTTTGTTCCTCTGTGGCTGTGGAGAAGCTTTGGAGAACGTCCACAGAGGACAAGTGAAGTGGCTCACAACAGGTCCCACTGAAACTCATCTGTCTGCTAGATGGAACCTGATCAGCTTTATCTACCATAAACAGGAAAGagtgcatccatccatccatccatcatccatccatcatccatccatccatccatccatccacccatccatccatccacccatccatccatccatccacccatccatccatccacccatccacccacccatccatccaccacccatccatccatccacccatccaccccacccatccatccacccatccacccacccacccatccacccatccaccccacccatccatccacccacccacccatccatccacccatccatccatccacccaccatccatccacccaccatccatccatccaccatccacccatccaccacccatccacccacccacccatccacccacccatccacccacccatccatccatccatcacccatccatccatcacccatccatccatccacccatccacccacccatccatccaccacccatccatccaccacccatccatccaccatccacccacccaccatccatccatccatccacccatccatccacccatccatccaccacccatccatccacccatccatccaccatccacccatccatccatcatccacccatccatccacccatccacccatccatccacccatccatccatccaccccccatccatccatccatccatccacccatccatccacccatccatccatccatccaccaccatccatccatccatccatccatccacccacccacccatccatccatccatccatccacccatcctccatccatccacccatccatccatccatccatccatccacccacccacccatccatccatccacccacccatccatccacccatccatccatccatccatccatccatccatccatccatcagataAATACACTGTCTCCTCGGTTTCTTGCAAACATGGAAGCAGGTTGACTATATTTGAAAAACTCAGAATAACCTGAGAGTCAACAAACACCTGAACAACAAACATCAACAACCAGCATGGCTCCCCTGATCAGTGAACCACCACATCCACAACGAATTAGTAAGTACCGCTGGTCGATCAACTCTCTAGAAAACTAGGAAATGATTGAACATTTCACAGTGCAGAACATTTTTACTTTAACGCTGTTTCTGTTTGAATTTAACATCTTTGCCATCTTTTCTGGCTGCTGGGTTCTTGTCTTGCGTCGGTAAAAAGATTTGCACCATCTGCTGGACGAATCGTGACAGTGGACAGTCGTCCCGCGTCCCTCCTGGCAGCACAACACTCCCTCCTCGGGGTCGCGCCCCCCAGTTTGAAAACCACTGCAAGGTTTTGTTTTGAACAGTGTCACACGTGGTCAAAGGTTATCGACAGTGTAAATGTCCACAGTTTGTCCACTGTTGAGCAGAACCTCGTCTTAAATGACTTTATCTTATCAAATATATACAGTAACATTATATAAAGCAATACTGCAATaaagaaattgtgttttaatgtaTAAATTTAACAGTTGTGTATTAATATAGGGGAGTTCGGGCTTCTTAGTGATTTATTACCTTTGATTTATCAgctcttttaaacaaacactAAATCGCTTTTAGCCTTTAAATAGTCCAGTTGAGTCTTTCCCTGGACACACTTTCGTCATCTTTTATCATTAACTTTTAGACAAATGTGGCTTTAATTCAAATGAAAGCTGACAGTTTGTGTGGGTCCGTTCTCCATTCATCCACGTCTCTAAACTAGCCTGAGGGGACCATGGACAACAatattttgtgtcttttaatTGTTGAAATATCATCATCTGAATCTCAGCAGCGACTGTGTGACTGCTCTTATCATGACTGAATCAAACACATAATCTAGTAAGAGCCCCCTGAAACCCACCAAAAAGTAAAGAGATGAAGTCACATGACCCCAAGACGTGAGCAGGCACTTGATGTCTTTCCAAATGAGTTCGCTCTGAAAACTTTCAAAGGACAAACACGACTTTGTGATTTAATGACCCGAATGCCTGATGGGTACAGGTGAAAGCCGCCCCGGCCAAACTATTCATCACAATGAGCCACCTCATTGACTGCACCAGTTCAGCTGccagtaaagaagaaaaagaaatgagtgtgtgtgtgtgtgtgtgtgtgtgtgtggtgtggtgtgtgtgtgtgtggtgtgtgtgtgtgtgtgtgtggtgtgtgtgtgtgtgtgtgtgtgtgtgcgtgtgtgtattggtTAGGGTTACTAACTGTATATGAATGAGTGAATGTAGTTTTGTTGAGTTCTGAGTTACATATGACTAAGAaactcatccacacacacacacacacacacaccacacacacacacacacacacacacacttacacagccTGAAGATGTGGCTTAGGGGCGGAGGTAGAGGTCGGGATCTTTACCAGCACTTTAACTCATCCATCTGTGAAAAGACAGTCTAGAAAATGCTCCATGGTCACTTGTTTGGATCCAAAACCTGCTACAAATCCTGAGAATCTCAGTTCAGTCCAGCATTGatcagcatctgcagcagaatCACCCAGTTGGTCTCATAATCTAAAAGCAAACTTGGTTATTtcatttccctcttttctgtTGATTTCCAACTCTACCTAAAGCAGCTGTTCAGGACTTTAGATCAGGAACACTTTCCAACCACTCTTGAGGCGAGAGCGGCGTCTGTTCATCCTGCTGGCCTAAAATAATTCAAGTCAATTACGACTCATCAGTCAAGCATGGAACAGCTGATCTGGAGGACAGCCGGGGCACAACCCTGATGGATGCCTCACTGGCCCGGTGTTGTTTATTGCGCTACATGTAAAAGAAGATTAACAGCAGCATTTGTTTTATGGGCTTTACAATCCCCTGAATGCTACAAAAGCAGTGATTTATTATCAAAGAGGCAGGAAGGCTGATGATGTTCCTTTGTCATACATCAATTAGTCCTTAAATGTTCTTTACAGTTCAAATATGAGTTGGGCAGAGCCAAACGTGCTTTACACCTAGAAAGTAATTTACAAGAGTTGCTTCTATCTGCTATagatcctcctcctgtctgctgtcttgATCTTCCTGCTAAACGCTGCAGGCCCACGAACACATGCCAACTTAAATGCGCGCAACGGTCGCTCCTGCTCCACCGTGCATGGCGGTGGGGAAGATAGAGGCCCACTCAGGATTAGCCGCCTTCTCCCCCATTTATGAGGAACAGATGTGTTGGAACTGAGCTGGACCGGCTCCAGGACTCCGTCAATACGCTCTTCCTGTTCATCCACTGAGCCTCTGCCACTTCCTGACTGCAGCGTCATCTGTTTGATAACTT
This genomic stretch from Takifugu flavidus isolate HTHZ2018 chromosome 9, ASM371156v2, whole genome shotgun sequence harbors:
- the LOC130531625 gene encoding transmembrane protein 271-like codes for the protein MKWSGKGVCTVFSGTLIFVCALSEVVVGIRCVSLGSTVRAHFPLGAAAGAFYSGLLVGIGQVLLGSALLFCTEKPGCRNFFLLGVVVFLLGVLTAFSGAVVDGDTASLVERKYSHYCFQSLVMNPACEQLRNYQHSLVISTVLSTLECVLGLFNLLVIKRYKTAQLCRSRQCQRRRAGAIVFSEERDGSSVDFQPVSYINLGVFHVFDETGAEAQRGGHPSIDLPGYSLTDPELNRCFPFSCPVSNELPPAYEDIFPDEACNT